CACAGTCTTGCAATATAATTAACCTTAAAAAGGCCTCAGAGACTTGTAAGAAGTTATGACTGATGCAATAAATCGGGACCAAAGAAGTACTGGAGTATTGGAGTAGTTCTGTATCATATTTATATGCTTTCTTCACTTAAATGTGAcctcccaaggaaaaaaaaaaacaacccctaccaaacacaaaacaaagcaggcACATATCTCATTTTGCATCTTCATCTTGTGCAGAAGGATCCAAATAACTCCTGAAACTTGGAGGCCTCACATTCAGACCAGTGTCGGGTCTTAGGAGCTCTCTCTCTTACCACCCTCCGGCCCCGGGTGGGGGGGCGGGTGTGTGAACCGACCCCTGGCAGCAAGGCCAGCCCAGTCACACTGCTGGCGTCTGAACCGCCGGGCACCCCTCACGCGATGGGACACTGCACTGGGGACTCGACGTCCTCCCGCCTGCGGCGTCTCCTCTCTCCTTCGGTTCCTTCTCAGGCCTCACCCAGAGCCGCACGGATGCGGCCACGCCGGCGGGTCGGACGTGTCAGACGGTGcgtgacccccccctcccccggggagCGACGGCGGGGACGAGTCCCTGTCCCGTCGCCCGCGGTCCCCTCAGCGGCGCCGGCGGCTGAGGCGCCCTGAGGAGACGGCTCGCGCCACGCGCGGGACCCATGAGGGGGGAaaggaggcggggcggggcgcacGCGGGGGCGCACGtcaccgccccgccccgccgcctcctgggagctgtagtcctagCGCCCGCCCCCTCTAGCCGCCGCCTGCCGGCTCATAGAGTTCAGGCCTCCCCGGCTAgagcgccgctgcccgccccccgcggccgggcggggaggggccgggccggggaggcggggcggggccgggccgggcggggcccgGCACAGCCGAGCGCCGCGCTCCGCTGCACGGCCGCGGGGACCGTCTCACCGGAGCCGGGCTGCGCCGCCGGGCGGGTGAGGCCGCTGGCCGTggcggggaggagagggagagggagagggagcgggagagggagagggagagggagcgggCGGGCCGCCGGGCcgccgggggaggtggggaatATCGGTGCGGGCGGGCCCGCGCAGGGAGCGGCGGGTTGCTGGTGCGGGCGGGCAAagcggcgcgggcgggcgggtCTGGGCGCTCTCTCCTGCCCCGGCCGCCCGgtgccccgcggcggcggcggctgccggagGATCCCCCGCAGCGTCCCCTCggcgccccgccggccgcccagaggggctggggacgggcgCCGCGTTTCACCCGGCATCCCGGCCCGCCCGCGGGAGTAGCGTGACAGCGGCCCCGGGGGCGCTCGGCCTTcgccgggccggggagggtgcGAGGGCGTGAGGCGAGGCCCGGGGCGGCCGCGGAGCGAGGGGCCGGTTGGCGGGAGCCTCGCCGGCGGAGGCACGCCTCGTCGGCCCGAGGGCCGCGGCCCGGGCGGGAGTGCGATGGCCAGCGGGTGTCTTGCTCCTTTGCTGTTCCAGGCCCGGTGGGGATGGCGTGAGGCGACTCGTGTGTCACGGGAAAGCGTCCAGGTGGCCCAGGAGGCTTAGTACCTCAGCGTCTCCTGCGAGGCACGTTATCGTCTCCCTGCCGTCAGTAAGTATGGCCCAGCAGCGCGCCGGTGATTCAGAGCGCTAAGGAACGAACAACTGACGATTTGGTTTTCCCGCGAGTGGCGGTTGCTGAACGAGGTTGGGGTCGGTCGTACCGGAGTTTAGAGGGGAGAAGTTGGGCGGATGGTGGAGAAGTTGGTTGGGAAGGATCTCGAGTGCTCTCTTACCGTGAGGCAGGGCCCGGTGTACTTAAACTTATCCCTGACAGACATTGACGTAATTGGCTCATACAGATTATGAAATTCATGGGGTGCCTTCTCCCCCGCTCCAAGGTAACCTGCTTCAATGCTTAGCTATCATTTATGGCTAGAATTTTTCCTTAATAGCTGACCTACATCTCCTTGGTTGAAACTAAGCTGATTATTATCTTGCACTATCCAGAGTAGACCTGGAGAACAATGGATCAGTGTTCTCTTGTCAGCAGAGCAGTGGGTGTCTGCGAGTTTCCACTCACAATCTTCTCCAAACTGAGTGAACCCAGTTCTCGTGTTTCTCTGGTCCCTGAGCTCTGTTGGGCATTTCCATCATCCTTGGACTGTTAAACCCAGAGCTAGGTGCAGTACTCCAGTGGAGATACTGTTAGCTCTGAGGAAGTGGGGTAATTATCTCCCTTGTGTATGGCATCCCTCTTAAAAACATTCCAGAACGATGCTGTCTTATTTGGCAACATTCTCGCATTACTGAAATATTCAGTTTGTGATCCACTGTAAACCAGATCCTTTTTCGCTATACTGCTACCCAGGGAATTACTCCTGAAGAGGTAtccatgtttgggtttttttcattactatGTATATTATTTTGCACTTGTTATTAGTTTGAGAAGAAGTTATCTTGATCATCATAACATGACTTTTTCTGTCTAATTTTAGTCTCTGAAATCCGCTCTTCCAGTCCCCTTCCTCCAAGTTTGCTGTCATCCACAAATAGTTAATTAAAATACTGAGTAGTGCCAGGCCCTGCACATTGTGATAAAACCTTCCAGTTTGACAGTTTGACTTTCTCAGacactttcttcttgtttttcatgtttcttacTAAAGCTGCAACTCATTCTGTGCCATGGCTTTGCAGCTGAGCCAAATCCTACGGAGAATCTTAAGTGAGGAAACAATCAATTCCTTTGAATTGGCTTCTGTGCATAGAGTAGGGATTCCTCACAGCTCAGAAACTAGAAATATGTGTAAAATTCTGAACCCTTCTGAAGTTCTGGTGCCTTGCATATGGCTTCTGGAAGTCCCAGACACCTGGCTACAGATTACAGAGAATAATGATTGCTGGCAGTTTCCCATTCTCCCTCTTTAAGCTGTCATGCTATGCAGAGAGAACTGAAAAGGCTTCTTTTGAGACATCAGGCAAATCATgtaacccatttttaaaaaatcgtGGAATGaaggttttctgtggttttatttcctACAGTAATTTCTACCTTGCAGGACACTATGAAAATAAGTAGTCCTAAAGCAATATCCAAATGATAAAAATATCCCCAGAATTActgcagatattaaaaaaaccccaaaaacaaaaggcatttaaaaatgtatgtatatttttgtatGGATATTCAGGTATATGTCCGCAGGCATAGTCAGCTGCCTACTGCTTTCATCCCTTCTACCCAAGGAACAGTAGTGAGCTACAAGGTGGTTTGCGAACTTTGACAAAAAGGTGCTGAATcacttaggaaaaagaaaaaaaaaaaaaaatcactgcattagAGGATGTTGAAGATTGTGAGTCATTCATATGCTATCATAGTATGGCTCGTGCCTGAGGTAGATGAGTCTGTCCCCCTcctgtgttctttcttttaaattcttttctcattcatttcctcagaaaaatctgctttgatCCTAACTTTCTTCaaaattgcatttgcttttttagAGAGCTTTCTGGAATAACCATACAAATGCCTTGTTCTCACCCACTTAATACAGGATCAGATTTATAGATAATACATTAATGCTTGGTTATACTTATAAGGGATTACTTTATCTGATCACAAATGGTCCATGAAGTTGAGAGCGAGAGGcgatattttgaaaatttttaataCTGAAGAAGTCATTCGAAAATATTCTGAGCAGCAGCAACCTGTCAATTAGAATGAAAGGACTGGTCTTGTGATGAAAATGCGGCAGACTAAGCCTATGTAAACAGCAAagtttctttctcttaaaattgCACTTCACTGTGGAAACATCATAAACAAAAAATTCTAGGGTTGGGGATTAAGCATAGATGAACATTATGTGTATATTGACTTCACTGGAAGGAAGAGTCCAGCATTGGCAGGGTCATAAGCTAAATAATCGTACAGCTATTTTCCTCTATCCTCtacaataaacttttttttcttttcattctaatTTGTTTAGATGTCTCACATTAAAAATCATGGAGCTAGGAAAGGCGAAGCTTCTGAGAACTGGCCTTAATGCCTTATACCAAGCAATTCACCCTGTGCACGGTATTGCCTGGACAGATGGGAAACAGGTGATACTAACTTCTTTACACCTTCATAATGGAGAACCAAAATTTGGTGACTCAAGTGTTGTCGGTCAGTTTGAACATGTCCATGGACTCTACTGGGGCCCGTGTCCCCCTGATGCCCCAGCTCTGCTCGCTGTTCAACATAAAAAGCATATCACCATTTGGCAGCTCTGTTTTAATGTTACAGAAAGAAATAAGCTCTTAGTTTCTCAGATATGTGACATCAGCGAGCCGTTTCCAGTGCTCCCCCAAGGCTGCGTGTGGCATCCGAAGAAGGAGATCTTGGCTGTGCTAACTACACGGGATGCCTCTGTTTTACACTCTGTTCATCTCAACAACTCCAGAATTAAAGCAGATATTAAAGGCAGCGGTCTCATCCACTGCGCTTGTTGGACAAAGGAAGGCAATCGCTTAGTAGTGGGAGTAGGCAGTGCCCTTCATTCTTATATTTGGGACGATGGTCAGAAAACACTGAATGCTTGTTCTTTTTGCCCGATCTTTGATGTGGGAGGCTACATCTGTGCTGTGGAAGCTACTCTGAATTTCCAAGTTGCTGTTGCCACTGAGCTTCCTCTAGACAAGATCTGTGGCTTAAATGCTGGTGTTGCATTTGAAGTTCCAGCGAGCATTGAAACAGAGTCCTTTCCCTCGCAGTCCAGCTTATGTGGTGAGGAAGAGTATTCCATGGATGGGGGGAAAAAGTCACTGGACTCTGAGAAGCCCTTGCCTGTTGTTACATCTCCTGTGGATCTAACTCACATACTTTCTAGCAAGCAGGGTGCTGATTCCAGTCCTCTTCTTCATCTGAGGCCCAAGGACTACCTAACGGGAAGTGGCCAAGATTCTTCACATCTCATCTTGGTGACTTTTGAAAGAAAGGTTACCTCTACCAAAAAAGTTAGCATCCCAGGCATTCTGGTTCCTGATATAATGGCTTTTGACCCCAAAACTCAAACTGTATCGGTCGCCTCCAATACTTGTAACGTTATTTTAGTCTATTCACTGACTTCATCCAATTTACCCAATATTCAACAAATTCAgctagagaaaaatgaaaaaccaaagGGTTTGTGCTTCTTGACCAATAAATTGTTACTGATACTGGTTGGAAGACAAAAATTCACTGACCCTGCATTTCTTCCCTCTTCAAGATCAGACAAATATATGATCCGATTGATGATTAAGGAACTAATATTTGAAATGGGTCCTTCAACACCTGCATCAGTTAATGGGAGCTCCAATTTGAACCTTTCAAACATACCTCATGATCTCTCTACAGATGTTCACCCTCTCAGCCGTGGACTCTTGATACCAGATCGTGCTGCCATTCAGTCCCCTACCAGCAGAAGGAAACTCATTGAAGAAATTAAGAGTCCTGTTTATGAACAAAGCTTGTTGTTGAACATGAGTGACCTCAAAGATAAAAAGATTTCCATGAATTTTCCTCCAGCTGTTGAGTCTCTCGATGCTGAACCAGTTAATCGGACTGTGGCACTGTCTGCCATGTCGCTGGCCTTTCCTAACAAGCCAGCATCTCCACAAAGGCAGGCAGATGCAGCTTCCAAAATACCAAATTCTTACAAGAATAACCTATTAAGTGAAAAGGAGGCGAGttactttttgaaaaatgtagaaaaactgTCCGGTAACTTCACAGAATTGCAGCATCATCTCTGTGAATTAACTGAGCTGCTAAAATCTGGGAAGAGAAATCTTCCAGTGTACCCATCTTCTCACGAACCCTCTTTTATTAACATCACCTGCCAGGTAATTTTAATATTGGAAGCCTTAATAATAAAATCTGTTTATGGATGTATGTTCTTTGTATGGATTTAAAACACAAACTCTGGCAGATTATGCGCAGGAAGGATGACATCCTATGAATGTTTAGTACATGCAAATTCGGTACATGTGAATGATCTTGCTGCATGCAGGTGAATCCGATAGGAGTCTTATTTAGACTTACTTAGGATTTATGTAAGCCTGGCTCGTTTTTGTTGTCCTTCTTCCCTACTCTTTCTGTAATTGCATCTCAGTCCCTATTTACAGTTCTTCTAAAGCTAcgtatttatatttttctctgatGGGAGCTAGAATGAGGGAAATATTTCAGGTAACTTTTTAAACTAAACTTAAACTAACATGTCTAAAATTATTGCCATTTCAGATGGATGCTGTAGTAGTGCTTTCCTTCTTGCAGAGCTATCTGTACCAGTGgtaaaaacaaagcatttctggaaaaagACCATTATCATGTAATGGCCAATAGGATTAGATTTCCATCCTGTTCCTGTAGGTGGGACTAATGTTACAAGTCCCATTACTCTGCAggctttcagtgtttttaaagcGATGTAATATTCGGGAACGTGCAGCTCGCGCTGGCCTGAGCTCATTGGCTCTGACCCAGGCAGGCATACCTTCTTCTGCACGGAGGCTGGTGGGACTCCAGAGAACCCACGTGTGACAGTTCAGTTGCAGAGTTAAAGACTTGTCATGAAGTTCTAGGAAGGAAATGTTTTTCGTAGGCAACTTCTGAAGCTTTCTGTTTAGAAATTTAGACAAGTGAAAATTTCCATGTGTCGGAATTGGTATCAATCTCCCATCCTCCTGTGAGGACAACTAAAATAATGgagactgaaacaaaaaaagaagaatgctTTGGCTCTGAAACTGAAATGTTGCTAATGAGTATTGAGAGCACCATCTGAGAAGGAGAGAGACCCTTAGGGACACAACAGATAATTCCATTAACGTAGcttaaaaatggatttaaaatcaaatttcatGTGAAAGACACTTTCTTTGGCTGAAAGAAGGCACTTCCAAATCTCATGCTAGAAAGTGTAAGTTACCTGATTATCAAAACATGGCACAAATCTACAGGTCTATTCTAGAATTCAGATTAATAAACCTTAGTCAATATTCAAAGTCATTTAAACTGCCATTTTCCTTTCAATAAGCTCTTATTTTTCAGCTTCGTTACTGAGAAATTTATTATTCTTGAGTTTTCTAGCATTTTTCCATTGTAAACATTTCATAATTGTAATAACTCTAATTTTTCTAGCTCTCTTAAATCTTAATTATATATGGGGCATTGCTCTGAAAAGTGAAAGTTTCCCTCAGCAAGTCTGGTGTCTCATTTATCTGAGGTGTTTCTTTAGAAGCCTGCTTTAATTTGAGGTAGCACaaatttttgttacatttttatattcAGCTCTCTTTTTACATACAGTTTGAAACTGAGTTAGTATCAGCCTGTGTTGGTGTTCCTAGAGCTAGATTAGCTACACTTGCATGCTGGTGCTTCGCAAGTTAAAGTAATGCTACAATTTTACCTACGTATTTTGATCACTGATGATTTGTGGCAAGAAAAGCATTTCACTTCTGAATTACAAGTGACATTGGAAAGTCTAgcagaaaatgctgtgttttaaCTTTAGTCAGAGTATATTTGATTCAGAAATGGTTAACAGGCAAACAGGGATCCTCACCTCGTGTGCTGAGCCCTGATCATTTCTCTACTGCCCAAGTTATTAGctgtattttacaaaatgttgAGGAAACCCAAAATGTCCCAAATAAGCAGTGTCTGAGAGGGCAGAGTTTATCAGTGCAGGGGACAAAGAGGACGTGTGCATCTCCGACCTCCCCTCTACCATACGCCCTCCTTGCGGATGGATGGGTCCGTCCACGGCACAGAAAAGGAGTCAGAATTTACTTTTGTCATGTTTTTGTCATGACCCAGAGATGTTACCAAGGCTTCCCTGGGAAGTGACGTGGTTGTGTGAATTTTATCCTACACAAAGACAGAGACTGTAGTTTTGGTAACAACTGATcttttgcagattttaaaaatgctttgttctGGCTGTGAGGGATATTCTTCGAAGACGCTTTTTGGATTTTAAGGCTTGGGGCAGTGATGGTCAGAGGTGAGACAAACAAGCCCTTCTGACTTGTTAGTCTGTTCCTCACCCCAAACCTTCAGGGGCAGGAGTTCTCACCTCTTCTTAAGTTGTGGATCAGGGAGCAGGTAGGATGGAAAACCTGCAGCTTTACAGCCTCCGCAGGAAAATGTCCCTCACAGGTGGTAGGATGAGTGTCAGGATTGCGCTGTGGCTGAAGCTCATGGTTTCTTCACCAGCAGTGTGTGATTTCCTCTCCTGTTGTTCTGACAGCTAATTCTGCTGAATTAGCACAGTTCCTTGCTGCTATCGCTCACAGATCATCTACTTGAGAGCTGAGACTTTAAAGTATGAATCTTGCAAATGGGTCGGAATGAATGTAGCATTTGACTTTCTGTAAATGATGTAGTTGAAGGCATGTCTGTGATCCTGTTTTCATTAATGCCGTTTTGACATCTCTGCTTAAATAGACATCATGATATCTAATGATTCTTTCTTGAATTTACAGAAGCAGCTTTCCAGAAGTGATTCAGATGAAAGACGAGCTGTTATTCTTTGTGGTGGGAAACTCCGTCTAAATATAGTCCAGCAGATATTCAATCTCTCTCTTGTAGAAATGCAACATGGTATGTTGTAATTATCCAATAATACAAACACTTTAAACACATGCGACATTCTCAGTGAGCAGCAGCAATGTGCCTAAtcccatctggaaaaaaaacccaaggaataaATAATGCAAGATTATTAATAAAAGTTTGCTCATTTGCTTTATAACGTAAAGATTCTTCTCTAGGCTTTTACTGAGAAGAGTCtttacattataaaaaaaaaaaaaagagcaaactttTACCTATTGATACCCCCTTATCAAGTAGCTAGTTATACAGGAAAATTACTGTCACccagtattttatttatgttttccacTATTCTAAACAGAGAAGTCTGAGTAATGAGGAGGTTGGAGTTGACTGGTAGTTTTGGAATACAGTTTTCTATATTTCAATCTGTAGTTCCAGCATCTGGTCTCCTTTAAGAAATCCTGTATTTTTTTATGAGCACAAAAGTAGCTCTATAGATTTTAGCAGTGCCTTTCACTTTGGTTTTTGCTGTGAAGAAAACTACCTTTCTTATTGTTGTGGTCTTCTCTGCTGTTACCCGTTCATCCCACACACATCCtgtatgtctgtgtatgtgtCAATTCTAAGTCTCTTACTTTTGGCAAAGGTAGGAAGCAGACTTTGGGGATATGATCTCTCACTACTACAGATATTCTCTGTACTGTATTCCAACTATTTGCCTGCCATGTCTGCTGTTTGCCTACTCGTGGATTACTGAGCAGCTATCCCAAAGCCTTAAGGCTGCTCTTCTTACCATTgtgcaagttttatttttccttaagtaGTTGCTGGAATATGTTTAGTATTCCAATACCTAGATAAAACTGTAGTCAGATAATTCACTAGCAATTGAATCTTGAAAAGATTCTTGCCACTATCTTACAGTAGTTTAGTAGTTTTCCTATTGCAGGATCAGTTACCTGCATTGAAACACAGCGACTATTTTAATAATGTTGTGGCACAACCCAGAAATGTGTGATATACCCAGTGATAACAGTAGGCAGTTTTGTAGACACTGATCTCTTAATTTTTCAGACTGGGATTTTAGTTTGAGCTGTAAAACTTAAATAACTTCTCTTTCTGGCAAGAAAAATGTCCCCTTTACCTGTGTTAGTTTCAACTTCTCATTTTTAGCTTAAAAATGTAAACTTAACAGAATTGGTTGCCCAGGAATGAGTAATTGTCATGCATATGACTAACTTTACtagataaattttaaaagcaaacagtgtTACTGTAGGtttctttattaattttacaaatattaCTAGATAAATGGGCAAAGTAGGAATGGTATTTTCAAATTCCTGAATTGTATTGATTTTAAAGTTTGGTCCAAAAGAGATATTAAGCCAAAAGATTAAAGGGTTGCGTGCTTTTAAGCTACAATCTTCTCATGACCTTACTTGTGACATGAAGTTACATAATGTAAATTTATAAACAGCTGGAAATGTTTCTCTGAATTCCCTCGCGAGCTCTATTTTATTCCTTCATCAGCTTAATGGATACAAGTATGaaaattttctggtttatatGAATTGGTAGAAGTCAGTGTTTCAGATTCAGTAAAAGATTTCAAATTGTAAAAATAATGCTAATGATGGTGTGAAGTCAAATAGCAAATGGACCAGAGACATGGGGTTTGTACAGTATAGTGCAgtatttcttccttgtatttatTGGCATTAATTATATTGAAATTACATAATAGAAGcagtttctaaattatttttatgatattAATTTGTCATTTAATAAATGTCTGCTTTTTACAGTATCTGCACAGCTTAAGCACTGTGAAGTAGCTTATGAATACCTAATTAAAAAGAAGTCTGAATGCTTATGAATTCTGTTTGAATTTCATTCCTCCTCCTTATTTGAAGCATGCATTTATTATAGTCTCATCTCCTAGGGGAAAAATTGGTCAGAAAGCTGTTTCGCATAGTTCTTAACTGTCCTTTATTTTTGAGATCATACAACCTGTATCTccccatacttttttttttggctagaaAAACTGTAAACATACAGAAGCATTTAACtttaattttagaagaaatatGTTTTATACCTTAAACATACCTAATTACAGGAAAGCTTACAAACAGACATTTACATGTCTTCACAGGTTCATCTTGGATTGTTCTCACAGCGGACAGCGAGGGCTTTGTTCCGTTAACGTTTACATCCACGCAGGAGATAGTCATAAGAGATGCCAGTATGAAAGGCTACAGTGCCCGTTCTTCCAAAACTTTGGACATCATCAGTTCTACAGAAGGGTGCAGACCCGCTTCTTCTGAAGGTCTGGATATCACGAGTTCTTTGCAAGTCCTCAGAGACTGCTCCTCCAAGGCCTTAGACAGCAGCAGTCCTTCAGAACAGCCCAgcagtaaaatgtaatttttgacAGTGATTTTGTAATGTCTGTCTTATAATGGgagatttttaaatttactgtATAGGGCTGCAAATTCTAAACAACAGTCTGTCTCAAATCTCTGTTGGatgtctgtaatttttttgttgcatatcactgtaaattatttatttgatgCTTGGAaacattaacttttctttttgtactgagcagtgttttttaaatatgccttTTGCAGTATAGACCAGGTCTTTGTATCAGTGGTTGAAAACACGTGTTCCTACAAGCTTCTGAGCTAAAGTTTCCATCTTGGTCTTTAATAGGTTGGTGTTTTTAGATGATAGTAAACTTGCATAATAAAGAAACCCTTGAAAACGCTGCGTTGTCCCCCATTTCCTCACTTCTGCCAAAGCCTGAAATGTTACACTATTATTTAGAAATAGCACCTGCAGaggtgcatgtgtgtttgcactGGTGTTACTAAGGGTGTAAGCACTAGTTTAGGTATATGGAGTTTGGGACAAAGTATGATCATGTCGCATATCCATAATGTGTGGAAGCAAGACCCTTTTCCCCTCTTGTGCCCACCAATAATGCCTCTCTGTGCTTGCTTCTCTGTGTGGATTTGGGGAAGTGGCTGTCACGTGTGTCAtcttctggggggggggttgagcccaggtggcagctgagccccccacccagccactcactcactcctctgTCCAGGACAGGGGAGgattggaagggcaaaagcaagaacaacccatgggttgagataaagatagtttaataggtaaaacaagCTGTGTTTGCAAGtcaagcaaaataaggaatttgcACAGTACGTCCCATCGACAGGCAGCTGTTCAGCAGCTTGTGGGAAAGCAAGGCTTTGGCATGTATAACGGTTACTTGGGTTTTGAGTGCCGTAACTCCGACCGTCCTCTCCTTTCTTGCAACTTTAtgtgctgagcacgatgtcatatggtctgggatatgcctttggtcagctggggtcagctgtcccagctgtgtcccctcccaacttcttgt
This sequence is a window from Harpia harpyja isolate bHarHar1 chromosome 15, bHarHar1 primary haplotype, whole genome shotgun sequence. Protein-coding genes within it:
- the LOC128151922 gene encoding WD repeat and coiled-coil-containing protein encodes the protein MELGKAKLLRTGLNALYQAIHPVHGIAWTDGKQVILTSLHLHNGEPKFGDSSVVGQFEHVHGLYWGPCPPDAPALLAVQHKKHITIWQLCFNVTERNKLLVSQICDISEPFPVLPQGCVWHPKKEILAVLTTRDASVLHSVHLNNSRIKADIKGSGLIHCACWTKEGNRLVVGVGSALHSYIWDDGQKTLNACSFCPIFDVGGYICAVEATLNFQVAVATELPLDKICGLNAGVAFEVPASIETESFPSQSSLCGEEEYSMDGGKKSLDSEKPLPVVTSPVDLTHILSSKQGADSSPLLHLRPKDYLTGSGQDSSHLILVTFERKVTSTKKVSIPGILVPDIMAFDPKTQTVSVASNTCNVILVYSLTSSNLPNIQQIQLEKNEKPKGLCFLTNKLLLILVGRQKFTDPAFLPSSRSDKYMIRLMIKELIFEMGPSTPASVNGSSNLNLSNIPHDLSTDVHPLSRGLLIPDRAAIQSPTSRRKLIEEIKSPVYEQSLLLNMSDLKDKKISMNFPPAVESLDAEPVNRTVALSAMSLAFPNKPASPQRQADAASKIPNSYKNNLLSEKEASYFLKNVEKLSGNFTELQHHLCELTELLKSGKRNLPVYPSSHEPSFINITCQKQLSRSDSDERRAVILCGGKLRLNIVQQIFNLSLVEMQHGSSWIVLTADSEGFVPLTFTSTQEIVIRDASMKGYSARSSKTLDIISSTEGCRPASSEGLDITSSLQVLRDCSSKALDSSSPSEQPSSKM